In the genome of Augochlora pura isolate Apur16 chromosome 8, APUR_v2.2.1, whole genome shotgun sequence, one region contains:
- the Sec16 gene encoding endoplasmic reticulum export factor secretory 16 isoform X5, translating to MSNPYRARPARSKVDHNLGYGAHNQNMWNPISRVQPDISSSDSMQQQTAVMNQSKQTADPWNNLWNWDFDKQANNQQQQQQPPQQDQQPQQHYAPPYKNQGQVTSNSVQDHYYQNVNGNKTDLINQNIMPDGNMHGTTSNKQPISNHSDSYPSYMNYPYQQYPPPPRPISEKSASLDYDRSQWTNEPQPQTVPYPPQKSSAQSQEDQAGYPFLAGSNYNWHKPGQTNSMPPNNWQNKAATDWQDPEMDTSIKSFDDMGNQCPPSSLQRSRSYPRPPAAPENTKIEHSTNDANSWPNQMNVSAFPWGKPNYESVQPNQGQQTQNSSINDFSSWSQPTSTDPLQQWKHTNESHSSQWLQEQRDNNNLAEENMKPDNAGVVSSNDWQPNRTVPPHYSLPNMPPPVESGIEPEERKKSIPALISKDPAMHAKTNVSKTQLSDSRLNMSSTPETVSTVASSENVSVQENNEFNSVGDLADWGKNVLPDELPTKLEQMSLGPKTSKLLEHQNESSETPISVASGDVWNQSTTSHNSTADQIPVAPSDYPGTVSELPHSIDNQAVVNQEHSAQSGNQAASLAPIDNVVQSGYDQWYKQNTLPRSDCSTTFFKDWIAEQNVENYEIIQQPAEFVNLEVVTPSLQERDIYGSRDSINKETLDNDPKPVVNPVKEAVSTRDFRLEVNNVEVPTAQQPTRSLPPLQPEQVPDNYEFASNDRNTFLETGELTDSHQEHEPTPPSQDDENDEVPNDIPFLREVPGQSSSIDPRRNDPTGQEQYVQSAQRLSDPRRNDPSGQEQGLQLRNIADRSERRDIPPGQERSVSLLSRSDSDTLERRNDPSGRERSLPPQQSRNDPSGEERQQSQPQIMLEPSETREVPGRGNEPEEPNQQTDENLRQIPGGASPNEVIQSLDDRPNGRVVTGSQEVPSASSAISDQVSDSRSKREEAVGASIRDAQGASSSSNRRDSYDENDEGSGNSREDSRERRRDSSSERRRYEYERKNYYDREREYDDDYYYDRRRGAETDRSYNSRDEFDRREMPYREDDRKHPSRDDLDRHAREDLERRNKPKDDLDERDSRRRPDDRRRDRGEDVRRREREIRDYDPRHPRDRDYLDRDRRRDDRRPRRYDDFDVRDPYYDDPYSRGSRPSSRSSYNDRDRAYYMRSREHYYGYNGYPGYDYGVHYASNYYAYIENLRRTNPAAYSEWYHKYYANQHQQQLVSRGVSNYPEDRASVHSGRSSCDDRTTGEKRTLGDTSVLEDSTSASARMTPTKFSTSHAYGYFSIGSLIHVLPSYPTDGERAKVEILKLDNLLSHDPVTRDLRAYPGPLIKQVGVTHKKTIIEYCENKIKKAAANEEMIDRASYILLYELMIILIQQNGNVVGVDIAALLLRNKETYPYELNKKSQDSGRRESVISQRSGLAGDGFQGSQESSAVASEKLEIKPRKSIEQITDEFRNTLLYGLVQEALEYAMTEGLWGHALFLASKLDKRTHASVMTRFANSLPYHDPLQTLYQLHSGRVPAVVTGISDPRWDDWRPHLAMIICNTSNPEINRRSITTLGDTLSARGDIHAAHFCYILSQVDFGAYEASNVKLVLIGANHHKPYKTFLTTEAVMLTEIYEYARNLSEPGFTLVDLQTFKFDLALKMMDHGLIEKALLYIEQIAVNITNEPSKYKKSFICAVYNLGDRIKYHDPVYKDSTDEAVTLAWFDNLAEIVSKCYSGEIVENDTYGSQAKQESYSSMQNQDMYEMKHPQQQLQQQQQAQLWNPPQPDYREGPTSMMEIPSTDAQSEWQPLSLPSNMPDTYDQSIQYSRNNEESYQQPQQQDYWNQDSYYQNNYGRNDSTVNNWQQQSTGGPYPPEQGDTDNSQLQENWNYEPPKPAISMTPSTRKQFDPLEELDALETSNTSFKQTAGVKKPSEKPIEKKPSNTGGSWIGGLFSKFAPKPKNQMILPDDSNPTIVWDPVAKKWMNKDEDGDGGSTTLAPPPKASDMGFRPPVVEQSSQPSQLPQPPSQAEDSGVNKFKLPKGRSMRANYIDVMNPTGSKGTAAPPSMPTPITSPIVPMATSSPQLFIPAPVNDLNATVTSITSASTPAAPSVNVSENASQGLSRWSSTSSLSREVQSYTMRDPRLLPRNKGPAMYNPSDMKDHSGKAIQQSRYPPR from the exons ATGAGT AACCCCTATAGAGCTAGACCTGCAAGGTCTAAAGTAGACCATAATTTAGGATATGGAGCCCATAATCAAAATATGTGGAATCCGATATCGAGAGTCCAACCAGATATATCATCCAGTGATTCCATGCAACAACAAACCGCGGTTATGAATCAGTCAAAACAGACTGCTGATCCTTGGAATAATTTATGGAATTGGGACTTTGATAAGCAGGCGAATAatcagcaacaacaacagcaacctCCTCAACAAGATCAACAACCACAACAGCATTACGCACCGCCATATAAAAATCAAGGACAGGTGACATCCAATTCTGTTCAGgatcattattatcaaaatgttAATGGCAATAAAACTGATTTGATTAATCAGAATATTATGCCGGATGGAAATATGCATGGAACAACTAGTAACAAACAACCAATTTCAAACCATTCGGATTCCTATCCATCTTATATGAATTATCCATACCAACAATACCCGCCGCCGCCTAGACctatttctgaaaaatctgCATCTTTGGATTACGATCGTTCTCAGTGGACAAACGAGCCTCAGCCACAAACTGTTCCATATCCGCCACAAAAGTCCTCTGCACAAAGTCAGGAGGATCAAGCAGGATATCCTTTTTTAGCTGGTAGCAATTATAATTGGCACAAGCCGGGTCAAACGAATTCAATGCCTCCAAATAATTGGCAGAACAAAGCAGCGACCGATTGGCAGGATCCAGAAATGGATACAAGCATAAAAAGCTTTGATGATATGGGTAATCAATGTCCACCGTCGTCGCTACAACGAAGTAGGTCGTATCCGCGGCCTCCAGCCGCGCCGGAGAACACAAAGATAGAACATTCCACAAACGATGCGAATAGTTGGCCAAATCAAATGAACGTGTCGGCGTTTCCATGGGGCAAACCAAATTATGAGTCTGTACAGCCGAATCAAGGACAACAGACACAAAATTCTAGTATTAATGATTTCAGTTCCTGGTCTCAGCCGACAAGCACGGATCCTCTGCAGCAGTGGAAGCATACAAACGAGTCGCATAGTAGCCAATGGTTGCAAGAGCAACGGGACAACAATAACTTGGCAGAAGAGAATATGAAGCCAGATAATGCTGGTGTTGTTTCTTCAAATGATTGGCAACCAAATCGTACAGTACCACCTCACTATTCGCTACCGAACATGCCTCCGCCTGTAGAATCTGGCATAGAGCcggaagagaggaagaaatcTATACCCGCGTTAATCTCGAAAGATCCTGCAATGCATGCAAAAACAAATGTCTCGAAGACTCAGTTATCTGACTCTCGATTGAACATGTCGTCCACTCCAGAAACTGTATCCACCGTTGCGAGTTCAGAAAATGTTTCCGTGCAAGAGAACAATGAGTTCAATTCGGTGGGTGACTTAGCAGACTGGGGAAAGAATGTTTTACCAGACGAACTGCCTACAAAATTAGAACAGATGAGCCTTGGCCCCAAGACTAGCAAACTTCTGGAACATCAGAACGAATCCTCCGAAACTCCGATTTCTGTTGCATCCGGCGATGTATGGAACCAAAGCACGACTTCCCATAATTCCACCGCAGATCAGATTCCCGTAGCGCCTTCGGACTATCCTGGTACTGTTTCTGAGCTTCCCCATTCCATTGATAATCAGGCAGTGGTAAATCAAGAACATTCTGCACAAAGTGGAAATCAGGCAGCGAGCCTTGCACCAATAGACAATGTGGTGCAAAGTGGATACGACCAATGGTACAAACAGAACACGCTACCGCGTTCTGATTGTTCTACCACATTTTTCAAGGATTGGATCGCTGAGCAGAACGTCGAGAATTATGAGATAATTCAACAGCCTgcagaatttgttaatttggAGGTAGTCACGCCATCGTTGCAGGAACGCGATATCTACGGGTCGAgggattcgataaataaagaaacgttGGATAACGATCCAAAACCGGTTGTTAATCCTGTTAAGGAGGCTGTCAGCACGCGCGATTTTCGGCTAGAGGTGAATAACGTCGAGGTGCCTACTGCTCAACAACCGACGCGGTCTCTTCCACCTCTCCAACCGGAACAA GTACCCGACAATTATGAGTTCGCGTCGAACGATAGGAATACGTTCTTGGAGACTGGAGAGCTGACAGACTCACATCAGGAGCACGAGCCGACTCCACCGAGCCAAGATGATGAAAACGATGAAGTGCCTAATGATATTCCTTTCCTGCGAGAGGTACCAGGTCAATCGAGCTCCATAGACCCACGCCGAAACGATCCAACTGGCCAGGAGCAGTACGTCCAGTCTGCTCAGAGGCTATCGGATCCAAGGAGGAACGATCCCTCGGGTCAGGAGCAGGGACTGCAATTGAGGAACATCGCTGATAGATCCGAACGGCGGGATATTCCTCCTGGTCAGGAGAGAAGCGTTTCTCTGCTCTCGCGATCAGACTCGGACACGTTGGAACGTCGAAACGATCCATCTGGTAGAGAACGCTCGTTGCCTCCTCAACAATCTCGGAACGATCCTTCTGGAGAGGAGAGGCAGCAGTCGCAACCTCAGATCATGTTAGAACCCAGTGAGACACGGGAAGTTCCTGGTAGGGGCAACGAACCCGAAGAGCCTAATCAGCAAACAGATGAGAATCTTAGGCAGATACCCGGAGGTGCATCTCCCAACGAGGTTATCCAGTCCTTGGACGATAGACCTAATGGAAGAGTAGTCACAGGGTCTCAGGAAGTTCCTTCTGCGAGCT CTGCTATATCGGATCAAGTTAGTGATTCGAGAAGTAAGCGAGAGGAAGCTGTTGGAGCATCTATACGCGATGCCCAAGGAGCTTCCAGTTCCTCAAATCGCAGAGACTCGTACGATGAAAATGATGAAGGATCCGGGAACAGCAGGGAAGACAGTAGGGAAAGGCGACGTGACAGCAGCTCGGAACGAAGACGATACGAATATGAACGAAAGAATTATTACGATCGTGAACGAGAATACGACGACGACTATTATTATGACCGTCGTCGCGGTGCAGAGACCGATCGATCCTACAATAGTCGCGACGAATTCGATCGTCGAGAAATGCCTTACAGGGAGGACGATCGGAAGCATCCTAGTAGGGACGATTTGGATAGACACGCCCGAGAAGATTTGGAAAGGAGGAACAAACCTAAAGACGATCTCGATGAACGGGACAGTAGGAGACGACCCGACGACCGTAGACGAGATAGGGGCGAGGATGTACGTCGTAGAGAAAGGGAGATCCGGGATTACGATCCCCGGCATCCTAGAGACCGGGATTATCTAGATCGAGATAGAAGAAGGGACGATAGACGACCGAGACGATACGATGACTTCGATGTCAGAGATCCTTATTACGATGATCCGTATAGTAGGGG GTCTAGACCATCCAGTAGGTCATCCTATAACGATAGAGATCGAGCTTACTATATGAGGTCGAGGGAACATTACTATGGTTACAATG GTTACCCTGGATATGATTATGGTGTTCATTATGCTAGTAATTATTACGCGTACATAGAGAATTTACGACGGACGAATCCTGCTGCCTATTCGGAATGGTATCACAAGTATTATGCCAATCAGCATCAGCAACAGCTTGTGTCCCGTGGAGTCAGTAATTATCCAGAAGATAGGGCCAGCGTTCACTCGGGTCGTAGCTCTTGCGACGATAG AACAACCGGTGAGAAACGTACTTTAGGCGACACATCTGTGCTTGAGGACTCGACGAGTGCTTCGGCAAGGATGACACCTACTAAGTTTTCAACTTCCCATGCATACG GATATTTCTCGATCGGTTCGTTGATTCATGTGCTTCCATCTTACCCAACCGATGGTGAAAGAGCCAAAGTGGAGATTCTTAAATTGGACAATCTACTTTCACATGATCCCGTGACGCGTGATTTACGGGCGTATCCTGGACCTTTAATTAAGCAAGt AGGTGTCACTCATAAAAAGACAATTATCGAATACTgcgagaataaaataaaaaaagcagcGGCGAACGAAGAGATGATCGATCGTGCCTCGTACATACTTTTGTATGAATTAATGATCATACTGATTCAGCAGAACGGC AATGTTGTCGGCGTCGACATAGCGGCATTGCTGCTTAGGAACAAGGAAACGTATCCTTACGAATTAAACAAGAAATCGCAGGATTCGGGAAGAAGAGAGTCTGTAATCTCTCAAAGATCGGGACTAGCTGGAGATGGATTTCAAGGTAGTCAAGAAAGTAGTGCGGTTGCTTCAGAGAAACTTGAAATTAAACCGCGGAAAAGCATCGAGCAAATAACAGACGAATTTCGAAATACACTGCTCTACGGTTTAGTTCAAGAAGCGCTGG AGTATGCTATGACTGAGGGACTTTGGGGGCATGCGTTGTTCTTGGCCAGTAAGCTGGACAAACGCACTCACGCATCGGTGATGACACGATTTGCCAATAGTTTACCGTATCATGACCCATTGCAAACACTGTACCAACTGCATTCTGGTCGTGTACCTGCCGTCGTCACCGGTATCTCGGATCCGCGCTGGGATGATTGGAGACCCCATTTAGCTATGATCATTTGCAACACTTCTAACCCTGAAATTAACCGTCGCTCTATCACAACTCTCGGGGACACACTTTCCGCGCGAGGAGACATTCACGCTGCCCACTTCTGCTACATCCTCTCGCAAGTCGACTTCGGGGCCTATGAAGCTAGCAATGTGAAGCTAGTGCTAATCGGTGCAAATCACCATAAGCCTTACAAGACGTTCCTTACGACGGAAGCGGTGATGCTTACAGAAATCTACGAATACGCAAGAAACCTCAGCGAGCCAGGATTTACGTTGGTCGATCTGCAGACCTTCAAGTTTGATCTGGCGTTGAAGATGATGGATCATGGACTGATTGAAAAAGCGTTATTGTACATAGAACAAATTGCGGTGAATATCACCAATGAGCCGTCGAAATACAAGAAGTCGTTCATCTGCGCGGTGTACAATCTTGGGGACAGGATCAAGTATCATGACCCAGTTTACAAAGACTCCACCGACGAAGCTGTAACTTTAGCTTGGTTCGATAATTTAGCTGAAATTGTTAGCAAATGCTAT tCTGGCGAAATAGTTGAAAACGATACCTATGGGTCACAAGCGAAGCAGGAGTCATACAGTAGTATGCAGAATCAGGACATGTATGAGATGAAGCACCCGCAACAGCAACtacaacagcaacagcaagCCCAACTTTGGAATCCTCCTCAACCGGATTACAGAGAGGGACCAACGTCGATGATGGAGATTCCCTCGACTGATGCGCAATCAGAATGGCAACCTTTATCATTGCCATCCAATATGCCGGACACATACGACCAATCCATTCAATATTCGAGAAACAATGAGGAATCCTATCAACAGCCGCAGCAACAAGATTACTGGAACCAAGACTCCTATTATCAGAATAATTATGGCAGAAACGACAGTACTGTTAACAACTGGCAACAGCAATCAACAGGTGGACCATATCCCCCGGAACAAGGTGACACCGACAATTCTCAGCTGCAGGAAAACTGGAACTATGAG CCACCGAAACCGGCGATTTCAATGACACCGTCAACGAGGAAGCAGTTCGATCCATTGGAGGAGTTGGACGCGTTGGAGACATCAAACACATCCTTCAAGCAGACAGCAGGTGTCAAAAAGCCTTCGGAGAAACCGATCGAAAAGAAGCCGTCCAACACCGGAGGTTCCTGGATCGGCGGATTGTTCAGCAAGTTTGCTCCAAAACCGAAGAACCAAATGATTTTGCCCGATGACAGTAATCCAACG ATTGTGTGGGACCCCGTTGCCAAGAAGTGGATGAACAAGGATGAGGATGGCGATGGTGGCTCAACAACATTAGCTCCCCCTCCAAAGGCTTCTGACATGGGATTCAGGCCACCCGTAGTGGAACAATCCTCTCAACCATCTCAGCTACCTCAGCCACCTTCCCAAGCCGAAGATTCtggcgttaataaattcaaattaccGAAGGGGAGGAGTATGCGCGCAAATTACATAGACGTGATGAATCCGACTGGTTCAAAGGGCACCGCTGCACCTCCAAGCATGCCAACCCCCATAACGTCTCCAATTGTACCTATGGCAACTTCTTCGCCTCAATTATTCATTCCTGCGCCAG tgaaTGATCTGAACGCGACCGTGACCTCCATAACATCAGCGTCGACGCCTGCCGCACCATCGGTGAACGTTTCCGAAAATGCATCTCAAGGA CTCTCTCGATGGAGCTCAACCAGCTCGTTATCGCGAGAGGTGCAGAGCTACACAATGAGGGATCCGCGTCTCCTCCCGAGGAACAAG GGACCAGCGATGTACAACCCGAGTGATATGAAGGATCATTCAGGGAAAGCTATACAGCAGAGTCGGTATCCTCCGCGATAG